One Rhododendron vialii isolate Sample 1 chromosome 2a, ASM3025357v1 genomic region harbors:
- the LOC131310562 gene encoding disease resistance protein RPM1-like, with product MAEAAVLGLLSNFAPYLREELNLLTGVREDIEYIRDEFERMTHFLRVADAIEDRDPKIKVWVKQVREAAYDTANALDMYVLRLRFHHSTGFREFVRKVSFFIMTLKARHQIASEVKGIKSRIINISEGHQRYSDMHGKIEQGPSSTHSDITWYDCRGDALLLQEADLVGINKPKSHLIQWLMDEDPRLKLLSVAGMGGLGKTTLTKKVYDDATVKSHFQNHAWITVSESFKVEELLKDIIRVLFEEVRQPLPRGVDSMDANNLKGIVNVFLQQKRYVLVFDDVWDIHAWHVLRIILPECNCGSRVILTTRNVDLASLASEEYHGIVYNLEPLPPRESWALFCSKTFKDNSCPSFLEDLSLDILKKCEGLPLAIVAISGLLSTKEKSENEWERIYRGLGAGLEGNHKLMSMTKILSLSYFDLPYYLKLCFLYLSIFPEDCLIDHGRLIRLWVAEGFIEVKEGMTREEVAEGYINELMSRSLVQVANVTSDGRFKAYRIHDLWREMIIVKSREQNIVTIASERGRAWPEKLRRLSIHHNLEDIQQSICFTRLCSLLVFSAIDSVSVLSKVVSLGKGIRLLTVLDLKGAQMETFPHEVVNLLNLTYLSLRATNIKMIPKSIGKLKKLETLDLKQTNVTELPDEILKLKHLRHLLLWRLNRDAYCYCPFNDFVIGFKAPEGIGSLSYLQKLYALEVNQGSNTGIVLREIGKLTQLRKLYILRLQKKDGTVLCSSLEKLNNLCSLTIAAIEEDEIIDLDSLSLPPRLLQALHLHGRLEKIPHWIPSLHNLKRLELCWSKLKDVDPLQSLQDLPNLLTLGLRDAYEGDGLFFKAGGFQKLKELWLAGLVCLKWVRVESSSMPLLEELYLKDCKLMMELPSGVEHLANLKDLKLNDMSETLILSLNRDLQGGDYWKIAHVPNVWVADSKSGRWTGRYL from the coding sequence atggcAGAGGCTGCTGTGTTGGGACTTCTATCCAACTTCGCACCCTATCTCCGAGAAGAGTTGAACTTGTTGACCGGAGTACGGGAAGACATCGAATACATAAGAGACGAATTCGAGCGCATGACACATTTCCTTAGGGTTGCTGATGCTATAGAAGATAGAGACCCGAAAATCAAAGTATGGGTGAAGCAAGTTCGAGAAGCTGCATATGATACTGCAAATGCTCTTGATATGTACGTGCTTCGCCTCAGATTTCATCATAGCACCGGATTCCGAGAGTTTGTACGTAAGGTTTCTTTTTTCATTATGACTTTGAAAGCTCGCCATCAGATTGCTTCTGAAGTGAAAGGAATCAAGTCCAGAATCATCAATATTTCTGAAGGACATCAACGATATAGTGACATGCATGGCAAAATAGAGCAAGGCCCAAGCTCTACTCATTCAGACATCACATGGTACGATTGTCGTGGTGATGCCCTTCTACTCCAAGAAGCTGACCTTGTGGGCATTAACAAGCCCAAATCACACTTGATTCAGTGGTTAATGGATGAGGATCCTCGACTCAAGCTGCTTTCTGTAGCAGGAATGGGCGGATTGGGCAAAACCACCCTAACAAAAAAAGTATACGACGACGCAACAGTGAAGAGTCACTTCCAAAATCATGCTTGGATCACCGTTTCTGAATCATTCAAGGTCGAAGAGCTTTTAAAAGACATTATTCGAGTTCTCTTTGAAGAAGTCAGGCAACCACTACCACGAGGAGTGGACAGTATGGATGCGAACAACTTAAAAGGTATAGTAAATGTCTTTTTGCAGCAAAAGAGGTATGTGCTTGTTTTTGATGATGTATGGGATATTCATGCATGGCATGTTTTAAGAATCATACTTCCTGAATGCAATTGCGGCAGTCGAGTAATTTTGACAACAAGAAATGTAGATTTAGCTTCTTTGGCTAGTGAAGAATATCATGGCATAGTGTATAATCTCGAGCCCTTGCCTCCTAGAGAGTCTTGGGCCTTGTTCTGCTCAAAGACATTCAAGGACAATTCTTGTCCGTCATTTTTggaagatctttcactagacaTCTTGAAAAAATGCGAGGGGTTACCACTTGCAATAGTGGCAATTAGTGGTCTGTTGTCGACAAAAGAGAAGAGTGAGAATGAGTGGGAGAGGATTTACCGCGGCCTTGGTGCAGGATTAGAAGGAAATCACAAACTCATGAGCATGACTAAGATATTGTCCCTTAGTTACTTTGATTTGCCTTACTATCTTAAGCTATGTTTTTTGTACTTGAGTATTTTTCCAGAAGATTGTCTCATTGACCACGGGAGATTAATTCGGTTGTGGGTGGCCGAAGGATTTATAGAAGTGAAAGAAGGAATGACAAGAGAAGAAGTTGCCGAGGGCTACATCAATGAGCTAATGAGCAGAAGTTTAGTTCAAGTGGCAAATGTCACGAGCGATGGAAGGTTCAAAGCATATCGTATCCATGACCTTTGGCGTGAAATGATAATTGTAAAGTCGAGAGAGCAAAATATTGTCACAATAGCAAGTGAAAGAGGCAGAGCGTGGCCTGAGAAATTACGACGCCTCTCGATCCACCATAATTTGGAAGATATTCAGCAAAGTATTTGTTTCACTCGCCTTTGTTCTTTACTTGTGTTCAGCGCAATAGATTCAGTGTCCGTTTTGTCAAAGGTTGTATCCTTAGGCAAGGGTATAAGGCTACTAACGGTGTTGGACTTGAAGGGAGCACAGATGGAAACATTCCCGCATGAAGTTGTGAACCTCCTTAATCTTACTTATCTAAGTTTGAGGGCGACGAATATAAAAATGATCCCGAAATCGATCGGAAAACTCAAGAAGCTAGAAACATTGGATCTGAAGCAAACCAATGTCACTGAGTTACCTGATGAGATCTTGAAGCTCAAACATCTTCGCCATCTCTTGTTGTGGCGCCTCAACAGGGACGCCTATTGTTATTGTCCTTTTAATGACTTTGTAATTGGCTTCAAAGCGCCGGAGGGAATAGGAAGTTTGTCGTACTTGCAGAAACTATATGCTCTTGAAGTAAACCAAGGGAGTAATACTGGCATTGTGCTAAGAGAGATAGGAAAGCTAACTCAATTGAGGAAATTGTATATTTTAAGGCTACAAAAGAAAGATGGGACGGTGCTATGTTCATCCCTTGAGAAGCTAAATAACCTTTGCTCGTTGACCATTGCGGCAATAGAAGAAGATGAGATAATTGATTTAGATTCTCTGTCTTTGCCGCCTCGACTTCTTCAAGCACTCCATCTACATGGACGTTTGGAGAAGATACCGCACTGGATACCATCTCTTCACAACCTGAAAAGATTAGAGCTATGCTGGAGTAAGTTAAAAGATGTTGATCCACTGCAATCCCTTCAAGATCTGCCCAATTTGCTTACCCTTGGACTTCGTGATGCATATGAAGGAGATGGATTATTCTTCAAGGCTGGTGGGTTTCAAAAGCTTAAAGAATTGTGGTTGGCTGGCCTAGTATGTTTAAAATGGGTGAGAGTGGAGTCTAGCTCGATGCCTCTTCTTGAAGAGCTATATCTCAAAGATTGTAAATTGATGATGGAGTTGCCCTCAGGTGTTGAACATTTGGCCAACCTTAAAGATCTTAAGTTGAACGATATGTCTGAAACATTAATTTTGAGCTTGAATAGAGACTTACAAGGTGGGGACTATTGGAAGATTGCACACGTCCCTAATGTTTGGGTTGCAGACTCCAAATCTGGTAGATGGACCGGTCGTTATCTATGA
- the LOC131316587 gene encoding uncharacterized protein LOC131316587, whose translation MEKPTKSRKKGGKAKEGGNAEENIADATRRSWNQRLEDALLNAMKEMVVKGERIENSFKSGYLRKVEGMLLVALPGTSIRASPHISSKLKVWKKNYYSVKAMRGSSGFGWNDSTHMIEVADDKIWEDYCKTDSNAQGLRFKSFPYYDDWCMIFGNDRATGEMAESAADMVENLDEAANEGGGNSTTVNNTDKSPEEHSKKKAKVSENILAGMNNFADKLGIYFERSDAKIEMLGGRMGYAHDLSKKRGEVNDALRKLPITVESRVVVGMAITQDAQKVDHFFSLDDEEKMVMVKKLGGEEVV comes from the exons ATGGAGAAGCCTACTAAGTCTCGTAAGAAGGGAGGGAAGGCAAAGGAAGGAGGGAATGCTGAAGAAAACATTGCTGATGCAACTAGGCGTTCatggaatcaaaggttggaagATGCACTTCTTAATGCAATGAAGGAAATGGTTGTCAAAGGTGAAAGAATTGAAAATTCTTTCAAATCTGGATACTTGAGGAAAGTTGAGGGAATGTTACTTGTTGCTTTGCCTGGCACTAGCATTCGTGCCAGTCCTCATATTTCGTCTAAGTTGaaggtttggaaaaaaaactattacTCTGTAAAGGCTATGCGTGGCTCTAGTGGGTTCGGATGGAATGACTCAACACATATGATAGAAGTAGCAGACGATAAAATTTGGGAGGACTACTGCAAG ACAGACAGTAATGCGCAGGGGCTAAGGTTCAAGTCATTCCCTTACTATGATGATTGGTGCATGATTTTTGGGAATGACAGAGCAACGGGAGAGATGGCTGAGAGTGCAGCAGATATGGTTGAGAACTTAGATGAGGCTGCCAATGAAGGTGGTGGTAATTCAACCACGGTGAACAACACTGACAAGTCACCTGAAGAGCATTCGAAGAAAAAGGCTAAGGTTTCTGAGAACATCTTGGCTGGAATGAATAATTTTGCCGACAAGTTGGGGATATATTTTGAGAGGTCTGATGCTAAGATTGAGATGCTTGGAGGTAGGATGGGTTATGCACATGACCTCTCAAAGAAAAGAGGTGAAGTTAATGACGCACTTAGGAAACTTCCAATCACAGTTGAGTCTAGGGTCGTTGTCGGAATGGCAATCACCCAAGATGCACAAAAGGTTGATCACTTTTTCAGCCTTGATGATGAGGAAAAAATGGTAATGGTGAAGAAGTTGGGTGGTGAAGAAGTTGTGTGA
- the LOC131316586 gene encoding uncharacterized protein LOC131316586, whose amino-acid sequence MDITGNELDYTSEETEVFTIVTHLIRQKKVVCGLAIIVVQVALERYYSRHESRFMEPNPFQEQIDNINRLVRRSDVTCLEQLRMDRNCFMRLCNLIETVGGLSHSRSVCLEEKVAMFLYTIAHYHKNRVVKHHFFRSGQTVSRHFNDVLQAVIRLQGQLLVKPEPITQACTDDRWKIFQNCLGALDGTYIDVRVSPSVRPRYRNRKGELAINVLGVCNTDMNIIYVLSGWEGSAADSRILRDAITRTNGLKIPTGSYYLVDAGYTNAEGFLAPYRGKRYHLKEWDGPAPQDHEEYFNMKHAQARNVIERTFGLLKI is encoded by the exons ATGGATATCACTGGAAATGAGTTGGATTATACTTCGGAGGAGACCGAGGTGTTCACCATAGTGACGCATTTGATCAGGCAGAAAAAAGTGGTGTGTGGTTTGGCTATAATTGTGGTCCAAGTTGCTCTTGAGAGATATTACTCTCGACATGAATCTAGGTTTATGGAACCGAACCCATTCCAAGAACAAATAGATAACATCAATCGGTTAGTGCGTCGTAGCGACGTAACTTGTTTGGAGCAACTTCGGATGGATAGGAATTGCTTTATGCGTCTGTGTAACCTAATTGAAACAGTTGGAGGGTTGTCCCATTCAAGGTCAGTTTGTTTGGAGGAGAAAGTTGCGATGTTTTTGTACACCATAGCGCACTACCATAAGAATAGAGTTGTTAAGCACCACTTCTTCCGGTCAGGTCAAACTGTTAGTAGGCATTTCAATGATGTTCTTCAGGCTGTCATACGCCTGCAAGGTCAACTACTCGTCAAGCCTGAGCCTATAACTCAAGCATGCACAGATGATAGGTGGAAAATTTTTCAG AATTGTTTGGGGGCACTAGATGGCACATACATTGATGTTCGAGTTAGTCCATCTGTCAGACCAAGGTATAGGAATCGAAAAGGAGAGTTGGCTATAAATGTGTTGGGTGTTTGTAACACAGATATGAACATAATCTATGTCTTATCTGGTTGGGAAGGATCAGCAGCAGACTCTAGAATCTTGCGCGATGCTATTACTAGGACTAATGGGCTAAAAATTCCCACTg GTTCGTATTACCTTGTTGACGCCGGCTACACAAATGCAGAAGGATTCTTAGCTCCATACAGAGGAAAGCGTTACCATTTGAAAGAATGGGATGGTCCAGCTCCTCAGGACCATGAGGAGTACTTTAATATGAAGCATGCCCAAGCCCGTAACGTCATTGAGAGGACTTTtggtttgttaaaaatttgA
- the LOC131317204 gene encoding putative F-box protein At3g10240, which yields MKKKRMLMTTSGIASLTDGILVDILSRLPAKVVGQCKCICKHWCLLIEDPSFVHSHCACSKSRQDCRYLFISIIDCHRKNVYFYSANYHGGPGHHLRTDWDMGHACLKQSVEGLICRVLALARSKTWTKRDHLDLPIKKNKRDHLDGFKEMDDKVYDYESELDDFDKLYDYECEVFTLGTHSWRKLDDVPFHFEFGAGSRCVDGVIFWRNTRIRLEENHTPGEDVTVAFDLKDEKF from the exons atgaagaagaagaggatgttGATGACTACTAGTGGAATTGCTTCATTGACGGATGGTATATTAGTGGACATTCTATCGAGACTCCCAGCAAAGGTGGTTGGCCAATGCAAGTGCATATGCAAGCATTGGTGTTTACTGATTGAGGACCCCTCTTTTGTGCATTCGCACTGCGCTTGTTCCAAGTCTAGACAGGACTGCCGCTACCTTTTCATCTCCATAATTGACTGTCACAgaaaaaatgtttatttttattcggcaaattaCCATGGAGGACCGGGCCACCACTTGCGCACCGACTGGGATATGGGACATGCTTGTTTGAAGCAGTCTGTCGAGGGCCTAATATGCAGGGTTCTTGCGCTTGCGCGGTCTAAAACT TGGACCAAAAGAGACCACCTTgatttgccgatcaaaaaaaataaaagagaccACCTTGATGGCTTCAAGGAGATGGACGACAAGGTCTACGACTACGAGTCTGAGCTTGATGACTTTGACAAGCTCTACGACTACGAGTGTGAAGTTTTCACTTTGGGCACACATTCATGGAGGAAGCTTGATGATGTTCCCTTCCACTTTGAATTTGGTGCTGGTAGTCGTTGTGTTGATGGTGTCATATTCTGGAGAAACACTAGAATTAGGTTGGAGGAGAATCATACTCCAGGGGAGGATGTGACGGTGGCGTTTGACCTCAAAGATGAGAAATTTTGA